The proteins below are encoded in one region of Mycobacterium shinjukuense:
- a CDS encoding FAD-binding dehydrogenase produces MDADVIVVGGGLAGLVATHELTRRGKKVAVIDQENEANLGGQAFWSFGGIFLVDSVEQRRMGIKDSFELAWNDWSGSAAFDRLDDEDFWAAKWARAYVEFAAGEKRAYLTERGIRFLPTVGWGERGDLRADGHGNSVPRFHVSWGTGTGVVEPFADSARESATRQQVTFYHRHRVDELVFTDGAATGVKGAVLAPDDAVRGAPSNRDEVGEFELSAQAVIIATGGIGGNHDMVRRYWPQRLGKPPASMITGVPAYVDGRMLDIAAGSGVRLVNRDRMWHYTEGVINWDPIWPNHAIRIIPGPSSMWFDALGRRLPAPYLPGYDTLGTLRYLRTTPDIAQYSHSWFILTQKIIEKEFALSGSEQNPDITSKNLLALVQERFLNRNAPAPVEAFKARGVDFVVADTIEELVGLMNGLTDEPLLDPAKIRAQIYARDLQVDNPFCKDVQVQGIRNARASLSDRLGRVAAPHRILDPAAGPLIGVRLHILTRKTLGGIQTDLDSRALGADGQPIPGLYAAGEVAGFGGGGVHGYNALEGTFLGGCIFSGRAAGRAAADAL; encoded by the coding sequence ATGGACGCCGATGTCATCGTGGTGGGTGGAGGTTTGGCCGGTCTGGTCGCCACCCACGAGCTGACCCGCCGCGGTAAGAAGGTCGCGGTGATCGATCAGGAGAACGAGGCCAACCTGGGCGGCCAGGCCTTCTGGTCGTTCGGCGGGATCTTTCTCGTGGACAGCGTCGAGCAGCGTCGTATGGGGATCAAAGACTCGTTCGAATTGGCCTGGAACGACTGGTCGGGAAGTGCGGCATTCGACCGGCTCGACGATGAAGACTTCTGGGCCGCGAAGTGGGCGCGCGCCTATGTGGAGTTCGCCGCCGGGGAGAAACGCGCCTACCTGACCGAACGGGGCATCCGGTTTTTGCCCACGGTGGGCTGGGGTGAGCGCGGCGATTTGCGCGCCGACGGACACGGCAATTCGGTCCCGCGTTTCCATGTCTCCTGGGGCACCGGCACCGGGGTGGTGGAGCCGTTCGCGGACTCGGCCCGGGAGAGCGCGACCCGCCAGCAGGTGACGTTCTATCACCGCCACCGCGTCGACGAACTGGTCTTTACCGACGGCGCGGCCACCGGGGTCAAAGGCGCGGTGCTGGCCCCCGACGACGCGGTGCGCGGCGCACCGTCCAACCGGGATGAGGTCGGCGAGTTCGAGCTTTCGGCGCAGGCGGTGATCATCGCCACCGGGGGCATTGGCGGCAACCACGACATGGTGCGACGCTACTGGCCGCAGCGACTGGGCAAGCCGCCGGCCTCGATGATCACCGGCGTGCCCGCCTACGTGGACGGCCGGATGCTCGACATCGCCGCGGGCAGCGGAGTGCGGCTGGTCAATCGCGACCGCATGTGGCACTACACCGAGGGCGTGATCAATTGGGATCCGATCTGGCCCAACCACGCCATCCGGATCATTCCCGGCCCGTCGTCCATGTGGTTCGACGCGCTGGGCCGCCGGCTGCCGGCGCCGTACCTGCCCGGCTACGACACCTTGGGCACCCTGCGCTATCTGCGCACCACCCCCGACATCGCGCAATACAGCCACTCCTGGTTCATCCTGACCCAAAAAATCATCGAGAAGGAATTCGCCCTGTCCGGCTCGGAGCAAAACCCCGACATCACGTCCAAGAACCTGCTGGCCCTGGTGCAGGAACGATTCTTGAACAGAAACGCCCCCGCTCCCGTCGAGGCATTCAAGGCTCGCGGCGTCGACTTCGTGGTTGCCGACACCATCGAAGAACTCGTCGGGCTGATGAACGGCCTGACCGACGAACCCCTGCTGGACCCGGCAAAGATTCGCGCGCAGATCTACGCCCGGGATCTGCAGGTGGACAACCCGTTCTGCAAGGACGTGCAGGTGCAGGGCATCCGCAACGCGCGGGCATCGCTCAGCGACCGGCTCGGCCGGGTGGCCGCCCCGCACCGCATCCTCGACCCCGCCGCCGGACCACTGATCGGCGTGCGGCTGCACATCCTGACCCGGAAAACGTTGGGCGGCATCCAGACCGACCTTGACTCCCGCGCCCTGGGCGCCGACGGCCAACCCATTCCCGGCCTGTATGCCGCCGGCGAGGTCGCCGGGTTCGGCGGCGGCGGCGTGCACGGCTACAACGCGCTGGAAGGCACCTTCCTGGGTGGCTGCATCTTCTCCGGACGCGCCGCCGGCCGCGCCGCGGCCGACGCCCTCTAA
- a CDS encoding TetR/AcrR family transcriptional regulator, giving the protein MTAAATTSAKPVRVTKRRAETRARLIDAAFKVFADKGFGHVRIEDVCVAAGYTRGAFYSQFESLEELFFILYDQWALRTAEQLRSAMEGTDPVNDLSGVIQRIVETLLLERDWLLIKMDFVMYAARNPELAQRWELHRAQLRAVIEERLTASGIERYQSIDTAAETARAVIAVYDGVSIQLLLDHDQSAARAWLTRLLNVVLTH; this is encoded by the coding sequence ATGACAGCGGCAGCCACCACGTCGGCCAAGCCGGTGCGGGTGACCAAGCGCCGCGCCGAAACCCGTGCACGGCTGATCGACGCAGCGTTTAAGGTGTTCGCCGACAAGGGATTCGGGCACGTGCGCATCGAGGACGTGTGTGTGGCCGCCGGTTACACCCGCGGGGCGTTCTACTCTCAGTTCGAGAGCCTCGAGGAGCTGTTCTTCATCCTCTACGACCAGTGGGCCCTGCGCACCGCCGAGCAGCTCCGCAGCGCCATGGAGGGAACTGACCCGGTCAACGACCTGTCCGGGGTCATCCAGCGGATCGTGGAAACGCTGTTGCTCGAGCGCGACTGGCTGCTCATCAAGATGGACTTCGTGATGTATGCCGCCCGCAACCCCGAGCTGGCCCAACGGTGGGAGCTGCACCGCGCACAACTGCGAGCCGTCATCGAAGAGCGGCTCACCGCCTCCGGGATCGAGCGGTACCAGTCGATCGACACCGCCGCCGAAACCGCCCGCGCCGTCATCGCCGTCTATGACGGGGTCAGCATCCAACTGCTGCTTGATCACGACCAGAGCGCGGCTCGCGCCTGGCTCACGCGACTGCTCAACGTCGTGCTGACCCACTAA
- a CDS encoding carboxyl transferase domain-containing protein: MSRITTNQLRDAVLDDGSFISWDDEPLVIPATESYARELAAARTATGLDESVLTGEGRVFGRRVAVVVCEFGFLGGSIGVAAAERITAAVQRATAERLPLLASASSGGTRMQEGTVAFLQMVKIAAAVQLHKRAHLPYLVYLRHPTTGGVFASWGSLGHVTLAEPGALIGFLGPRVYELLYGEPFPPGVQTAENLQRHGVIDGVVALAGLRATLDRALTVIADDPEPLPPAPPPDPVPDVPAWDSVLASRRSDRPDVAHLLRHGATDLVLLSGTGLGEAAATLLALARFGGQPAVVLGQQRVVGRTVGPASLRAARRGMALAAELRLPLVLVIDTAGPALSAEAEQGGLAGQIAQCLAELVTLDTPTVSVLLGQGSGGPALAMVPADRVLAALHGWLAPLPPEGASAIVYRDTTHAAELAAAQGIRSADLLASGIIDAIVAECPDAADEPVEFSRRLSSVIAAELHALRGVPDAARMAARLRRYRSIGLPRGT; the protein is encoded by the coding sequence GTGAGTCGCATCACGACCAACCAGCTACGAGACGCGGTGCTGGACGACGGGTCCTTCATCAGCTGGGACGACGAACCGCTGGTCATCCCGGCAACCGAGTCCTATGCGCGGGAGCTGGCCGCGGCCCGGACCGCCACCGGCCTGGACGAATCGGTGCTGACCGGCGAGGGCCGCGTGTTCGGGCGCCGGGTGGCGGTGGTGGTCTGCGAATTCGGCTTCCTGGGCGGCTCGATCGGGGTCGCGGCCGCCGAACGAATCACCGCCGCGGTGCAGCGCGCGACCGCCGAACGGCTGCCGCTGCTGGCATCGGCGAGTTCTGGTGGCACCCGCATGCAGGAGGGCACCGTCGCGTTTCTGCAGATGGTCAAGATCGCCGCCGCCGTGCAACTCCACAAACGGGCACACCTGCCGTACCTGGTCTACCTACGCCATCCCACCACCGGCGGGGTTTTCGCGTCGTGGGGCTCGCTGGGCCATGTCACCCTCGCCGAGCCCGGCGCCCTGATCGGGTTTCTTGGCCCCCGGGTCTATGAGCTGCTCTACGGCGAACCCTTCCCGCCGGGCGTCCAGACCGCGGAGAACCTGCAGCGCCACGGGGTGATCGACGGCGTCGTCGCGCTGGCGGGGCTGAGGGCGACGCTGGATCGGGCGTTGACGGTGATCGCCGACGATCCGGAGCCGTTGCCGCCAGCCCCGCCACCCGATCCGGTGCCCGATGTGCCGGCATGGGACTCGGTGCTGGCGTCGCGCCGGTCGGATCGGCCCGACGTCGCGCATCTGCTGCGGCACGGCGCCACCGACCTGGTGCTGCTGTCCGGAACCGGCCTCGGCGAGGCGGCGGCCACGCTGTTGGCGCTGGCCCGCTTTGGCGGCCAACCCGCGGTGGTCCTCGGCCAACAGCGGGTCGTCGGCAGGACGGTGGGGCCCGCGTCGCTGCGGGCGGCCCGCCGCGGCATGGCCCTGGCCGCCGAGTTACGCCTGCCGCTGGTGCTGGTCATCGACACCGCCGGCCCCGCGTTGTCGGCCGAGGCCGAACAGGGCGGGCTGGCCGGCCAGATCGCCCAATGCCTGGCCGAGCTGGTCACGCTGGATACCCCGACGGTGTCGGTGCTGTTGGGCCAGGGCAGCGGTGGGCCCGCGCTGGCGATGGTGCCCGCCGACCGGGTGCTGGCCGCACTGCACGGGTGGCTGGCGCCGCTGCCGCCGGAGGGAGCCAGCGCCATCGTGTACCGAGACACCACGCACGCCGCGGAACTCGCTGCGGCGCAAGGGATCCGATCGGCCGACCTGCTGGCGTCCGGGATCATCGATGCCATCGTGGCGGAGTGTCCGGACGCCGCCGACGAACCGGTCGAGTTCTCCCGACGGCTCTCCAGCGTCATAGCCGCCGAGCTGCATGCGTTGCGCGGTGTTCCCGACGCCGCGCGCATGGCCGCCCGGTTGCGCCGCTACCGCAGCATCGGGCTGCCGCGCGGCACTTAG
- a CDS encoding enoyl-CoA hydratase has product MIGITRAEAVMTIELQRPERRNALNSQLVEELREAVLKAGDGSTRAIVLTGQGTAFCAGADLSGDAFAAGYPDRLIELHRVLDAAPMPIIGAINGPAIGAGLQLAMQCDLRVVAPDAFFQFPTSKYGLALDNWSIRRLSSLVGHGRARAMLLTAEKLTADMALHTGMANRIGTLADAQAWAAEIAGLAPLAIQHAKRVLNDDGAIEEALAIHKELFDKAWSSQDVIEAQVARMEKRPPRFRGQ; this is encoded by the coding sequence ATGATCGGTATCACCCGGGCCGAAGCCGTGATGACCATTGAGCTGCAGCGCCCCGAGCGCCGCAACGCCCTGAATTCCCAGCTCGTCGAGGAGCTGCGGGAAGCCGTGCTCAAAGCCGGTGACGGGTCGACCCGCGCGATCGTGTTGACCGGCCAGGGCACGGCGTTCTGCGCCGGCGCTGACCTGTCCGGAGACGCGTTCGCCGCCGGCTATCCCGACCGGCTCATCGAACTGCACCGGGTGCTGGATGCGGCTCCGATGCCGATCATCGGCGCCATCAACGGGCCGGCCATCGGGGCCGGCCTGCAGCTGGCCATGCAATGCGACTTGCGGGTCGTTGCGCCGGACGCGTTCTTTCAGTTTCCGACGTCGAAATACGGTCTGGCGCTGGATAACTGGAGCATCCGCCGGCTGTCCTCGCTGGTTGGTCACGGGCGGGCCCGCGCGATGCTGCTGACCGCGGAGAAGCTGACGGCCGACATGGCGCTGCACACCGGGATGGCCAACCGGATCGGGACGCTGGCCGACGCGCAGGCCTGGGCCGCCGAGATCGCCGGGCTGGCGCCACTGGCGATTCAGCACGCCAAGCGGGTGCTCAACGACGATGGCGCCATCGAGGAAGCCTTGGCGATCCACAAGGAGCTCTTCGACAAGGCCTGGTCCAGCCAGGATGTCATCGAGGCACAGGTCGCCCGGATGGAAAAGCGACCACCGAGGTTCCGGGGGCAGTAG
- a CDS encoding MBL fold metallo-hydrolase — MLPRALRLAAGAASLAAGGWLVRALHGAPAALGADPASIRLASVGSPNYRDGVFVNVDPASLYVMDREQLRLITWELVGARNKRRPVAPIPVATPQIYRGDAGRLAVCWFGHSTALLEIDGYRVLTDPVWSDRCSPSDVVGPQRLHPPPVQLEGLPAVDAVVISHDHYDHLDMDTVIALARTQRAPFFVPLGVGAHLRAWGVPEVRIVELDWNQRAQVDQLTVICMPARHFSGRFLRRNNTLWASWAFVGPEHRAYFGGDTGYTKSFAQIGADHGPFDLTLMPIGAYNTAWPDIHMNPEEAVRAHLEVTDSGSGLLVPIHWGTFRLAPHPWAEPVERLLKAADPVQVEVAVPVPGQRIDPAGPLPFDPWWRRL, encoded by the coding sequence ATGCTGCCCCGAGCGCTCCGCTTGGCGGCCGGCGCCGCCTCGTTGGCGGCCGGCGGCTGGCTGGTGCGGGCGCTGCACGGAGCCCCGGCCGCCCTCGGCGCGGATCCCGCCTCGATCCGGCTGGCGTCGGTTGGATCGCCGAACTACCGCGACGGGGTCTTCGTCAACGTTGACCCCGCCTCGTTGTACGTCATGGACCGCGAGCAATTGCGTCTTATCACTTGGGAATTGGTGGGCGCCCGCAACAAACGCCGGCCTGTGGCACCGATTCCGGTGGCCACGCCGCAGATCTACCGAGGCGATGCCGGTCGGCTCGCGGTTTGCTGGTTCGGCCACTCGACGGCGTTGCTGGAAATCGATGGTTACCGCGTGCTCACCGATCCGGTCTGGAGCGACCGGTGCTCGCCCTCGGATGTGGTCGGCCCGCAGCGGCTGCATCCGCCGCCGGTGCAGCTGGAAGGCTTGCCCGCCGTCGACGCGGTCGTGATCAGCCACGACCACTACGACCATCTCGACATGGACACCGTCATCGCGTTGGCGCGCACACAGCGGGCGCCCTTCTTCGTGCCGCTCGGGGTGGGCGCTCACCTGCGGGCGTGGGGCGTACCCGAGGTGCGCATCGTCGAACTGGACTGGAATCAGCGCGCTCAGGTCGACCAGCTCACCGTGATCTGCATGCCGGCGCGCCATTTCTCGGGCCGCTTCTTGCGTCGCAACAACACGCTGTGGGCGTCGTGGGCATTCGTCGGGCCGGAACATCGGGCGTACTTCGGCGGCGACACCGGCTACACCAAGAGCTTTGCCCAGATCGGCGCCGACCACGGGCCGTTCGACCTGACCCTGATGCCCATCGGCGCCTACAACACCGCGTGGCCAGACATCCACATGAACCCCGAAGAGGCCGTCCGGGCGCATTTGGAGGTCACCGATTCAGGCTCGGGGCTGTTGGTGCCGATCCATTGGGGCACGTTCCGGCTGGCACCGCATCCGTGGGCGGAGCCGGTCGAGCGGCTGCTCAAAGCCGCGGACCCGGTGCAGGTCGAGGTGGCGGTGCCGGTACCCGGCCAACGAATTGATCCGGCTGGGCCGTTGCCGTTCGACCCGTGGTGGCGGCGGCTCTGA